The following nucleotide sequence is from uncultured Ilyobacter sp..
AATTTTTTTCATTAAATTCCCCTCCCTACAATAAAAAATCTTCCTCTGTTTCAATTATTATTCAACTAAAAGTTTAAAAGTCCTTTCATGAATAATTAACCTGAGCTGCTACTTTGGTCATTAGTATGACCTCTCCAATAAAACAGTCAAAAAAATCTCCCGAATCAATACTTCTAATGACTAGAAAGGCTATATTAAATTTAGACTAAATTTGGGTAATTCCAACGGCTTTTGTTATTTATAAGCAAAAATCTATTATCCTTCTTTGAGTATCTTTAAAAGATACTGAACTTATTTCTTAGAAAAAGGAAAATTAAAAATAAGTTAATGTTTTGAAAGGTCGCAGCAGTCAATACTACCTTTTCTAAATTCTTTTTCGTTAGATTTTTCAATCTTTCCTAATTAATTTGCTAAAAAATCCCTTTTTTTCCTTTTCTTCTTCTAAATGAGCTTCTACGGTTTCTAATGATAGAACTTTGTAACCTTCTTCTTCGGTAGTGTTTTTCATCAAGTGAAACCTCTACAGATCCTACACCTTCAATAGATTTAAGTTTTTTCTATAGTATTTTTACAGTGTACACACATTATATCTTCTATCATAATTTTTTTCATGATTCCACTTCCTAGTATTTAAAATTTGTTTTTTAATTGTTTATTTTTTAAAAAAATAAAGATAATATTTGAAAATTATAGGACTTATTTGGTAGAAGCTCAGTTTTAAAAATTAATAAAAATATTTTTAAACTTTTTACAGATCTCAAACGACTAAATTTATGAAGTGTTAAATCGAGAATATGTATTCGACAATTCTCAATTTCATAATTTTCTCCCTAATTTAAAAAACAGATCAAGCCGTAAAAAGCTTGGTCTGTTTTTTTTGTTTTTTAATAATCTAAACCCAAAAATAACTTAATAAAATCAAAATAAACTCTTCGCCCCTATAAATATGAGTATGTTAATTGGATAATTGAAAAAAAAAAGTTGTTTTATATCCTAAATAAATCCCCGTTAGAGAAGCAATAGAAGTGAATATGCCTATCATGGCACTACCACTTCAAGTGATAGTTTTGATTTTGACCGCATGCTTATAGGCTGTAACAGCCCAATAAGTTTAACTAAATGAAATATTGAAAACATTAATTAATAAAAATTAATAATAATCTCATTGCAGAAAAACCTTAAGAGGAGTATAATTTTAAGTTGTTAAACTATACTTTACAGGAGATGATTATTGATGAATTTAGGGCACTTTCAACCAAAGCTCTTTAAAATTATGTTTAAAGAAGGATATTCAAAGGAGCAATTCTTAAAGGACATCAATGCCGGTGTAGTAGTGGGAATAATAGCACTTCCGCTGTCCATAGCTCTCGCCATAGCATCAGGTGTAAAACCAGAACAGGGCCTCTATACGGCAATTGTTGCAGGTTTTCTCATATCGTTTTTCAGCGGCAGCAGGGTTCAGATCGGCGGACCTACAGGAGCCTTTGTCGTAGTCCTATCTCAGATTGTAGCCCAGTACGGCTATGAAGGTCTTGCCGTTGCCGGGATGATGGCTGGAGTTATTCTTATTATCATGGGCTTTCTAGGCATGGGAACCATCATAAAATACATACCATACCCTGTCACAGTTGGATTCACCACAGGGATAGCCCTTGTTATTTTTTCTGGACAGATAAAGGATTTCCTAGGAATAAGAGCAGATGGTCTTCCAGGAGAGTTTCATGAAAAAATTTATTTCTACATAAACAACCTTCACAATATAAATTACTCTGCTGCCGCAATAGGTCTTATTGCAATTTTTATAATTATCTTTTTCCCGAGGATAAATAAAAAAATACCCGGTTCCCTGGTGGCTGTCATCATAACCACACTTTTAGTTAAATATATGAATATCCCTGTAGAAACCATCGGAAGTAATTTTGGAGAAGTCCCAAATACACTAAGATTCCCGTCAGTTCCATCTGTGGACCTTGCTACATTCAAAAACCTAATACAGCCGGCCATATCCATAGCAGTCCTTGCAGGGATAGAGTCACTTTTATCTGCCGTAGTTTCTGACGGTATGATCGGAGGAAAACATAATTCAAATATGGAACTAGTGGGTCAGGGGATAGCCAACATAGTTTCCCCAATATTCGGAGGAATCCCAGCAACCGGAGCAATAGCAAGAACTGCTACAAACATTAAAAACGGAGGAAGAACTCCTGTGGCAGGAATAGTTCATGCAATAACCCTCATGCTCATAATGCTTTTTTTCGGTAAATTTTCTGCCATGATTCCTATGGCGACTCTTGCGGCTATTTTGATCGTCGTATCATACAATATGAGTGAACTCGCTTATTTTATAAAACTATTTAAAAGTCCAAAAAGTGATGTATCGGTACTTATCACAACCTTTCTTCTAACGGTATTTATAGATCTGACGGTGGCCATAGAGATAGGTATGGTTCTTTCTGCCTTCTTATTCATGAAGAGAATGGCAGATGTCACAGGAGGGAACTTTGTCACAGACGAGTTCATAGGAGAGGAAAATGACAGCTTATTTGATAGGAGTGAAATCCCTAAGGGTATAGAGGTTTATGAGATACAGGGAGCTTTTTTCTTTGGAGCTGCAGACAAGTTTACAGAAATACTCTCTGATATAAATTATGCTCCAGAGGTTTTAATCTTAAGAATGAGAGAGGTCAGTGTTATAGATGCCACAGGTTTGAGAGCCTTAGAACATCTTGTAAAAAAATGCCAGCATCAGGATACAGTCTTAGTCTTATCAGGAGTAAAAATCAGACTCATAAGCTACTTAAAAAAGTCAGGAATTTCCGACCTTATCGGAGAGGAAAAAATATTTTCAGATTATGACATCTCCTTGGATTTTGCAAAAGATATGCTTAATAACCAGGTAAAGTTAAAACTTTCCTGAAGCATTACATTTTTGAAGTTTTTGTTGTAAAATATAAATAACAATAATCTTGAAAAATTTACGGAAAGGAAAGCATGGAAAAGGGAATATTAAAAGAGCAAAATAAGATATTTAAAACCCTTGCCATTTTGGCAGTTGTAATCATTTTACTTACAAGATTTTTTATTATAAATCCGGCATTGATGGATTTTAGAGATGAACTTGAGAGTCGTGAGATGGCCCGTGTAGAATCTATTTTTTCAAAAGATCTAGACACCTTAAAACATAACCTTAGCACCCACTCTATTTGGCTTGATCTTCATAAGGCAGTGTCAGGTAAAGATATAAAATTTTTGAAAAATTATTTTGACCCAACCTATCTGACAATTTTTAAACTGGACTATATAGGTTTTTTCGATCTTTCAAAAGAAGAAATCTGGTCAGTTAAAAATTCAAGGCATTATTTTGAAACAGGGGAGTTCATAAATAATAAAGCAGACAGCTTAATCGACCTCCAATGGAATGATAAATTTAAAAATTATAGAGATATCGACCTCATCAACTTCAACGGAAAAAGCTATGTCTACGGGGTTCATTTTATCCTAGGCAATGTAAAAAATGAAACCCCTGCAGGGTATCTCTTTTTTCTCAGAGAGATAGACAGCAAGTATATAGACCAATTATCAGAGGGGACTGGATTTAATTTCAGTTTTGTCCCATCAAAAGATATTAAAAACCCTCCGCCACCAAGAAAATTTGGTTTTAGACCTCGTCCTGAACTCGGGAGAACACTGCTTATCCCTTTTTACGGACATGACGGCAATATGAATTTTGCAGTAGATTTAAAATTAAATGATCCAGTGCCAGATAATAAAACTCTTATGCATCTTACGGAGGTTATACTTGTCGTCGTCATAATTTTGATAGTGTTCTTTACAAATCTCAGAATAAGATCCATAACCAGACCGATTATAAAGCTCCATAAGCATATGGAAAATATCAACGACTTCTCCATTCTAGAACCTCTAGATCACAGGGAGAAAAAAAATGAGATAGATACAGTAATTCATTCCTTCAATAAAATGATTCTTATGCTCGAAAAAAGAGATATAGAGTTAAAAAATCAAAATTGTGTCCTTGCAGACATGGTATATATCGACACCCTCACCGGAGTCGGATCAAGAAGACTTCTCCAGGATAAGATACCAGAAGACTTTAGAGATGCCGCAGAAAAAGGTGAACTTATATCCATTGCGATGATAGACGTAGATCATTTCAAGCTGTACAATGACACCTACGGCCATATACAGGGAGATACTGTCCTTATGAAAATAGGAGAGATGCTAAAATCAACATTTTATGATTCAGATTTCATAATGAGGTATGGAGGAGAGGAGTTTATGGTGTTCTCAAGGGGAGAGGCGGCCGAGGAGATAAGCAGGCTTATCAACGACTTTGTAACAAATCTCAGAAATGAAAAAATTGAGCATTCAAAGGGGATAGGTGGCATCGTCACTGCTAGTGTAGGTATATGCAGTGGAATACCGGCTATAAACGATGACCTGGAGGAGTGTATAAAATTTGCAGATCTGAAACTTTATAAAGCCAAGGAATCAGGTCGAAATAGGATAATATCTTATAAAAAATGATAAAAAAACAGGAGAAAGTCTAAAAGCTTTCTCCTGTTTTTTTATTTAAACATCTCCAAAACCTCAGGGGAGTAAGATCCGTCTTCAGTGTGGGTGTATAGAGGCGGAAGAATCGCTATCCCCTCTTTTCCATATTTGATTCCCTCAAGTAGGATTGTTTTTGCTGGTTTTCCAAATTTTGAATGACAGAACTGAAGTCTTTTTGGGGAGATATCATGTTTTCTCATAAGGTCCAATATTTCAAGCATCCTGTCTGGTCTGTGGACCAAGGCAAAATACCCTCTGTCTTTTAGTAATCCCGATGCAGTTGATATGATATCTTCTAGATTGGCAGTTATCTCATGTCTGGCATAGGTAAGCTGATGCAAATCATTTAAAAGTTCCGTGTTTCCATTAAACTTAAAAAACGGTGGGTTGCTTATAACCGCATCCTGACTTCCACTCCTAAAATGGTTTTTCCAGTTCTTCAAATCATCTTGTATGATATCCACTTGGTTTTCTAGGTTATTTAGTTTAATATTTCTTCTGGCTAGGTCAGCAGAGACTTCCTGTATCTCAATCCCTGTTATATAAGCCTTTGATCGACTAGAAAGCAGCATTGGTATGGACCCATTGCCGGTTCCAAGGTCCAGTATTTTCTTCACTCCACGGTTTATTGTAAGAAATTCAGAAACAAGCACCGAATCCAGTGAAAAATTAAAATAGTCCGCTCTTTGGATTATCTTCATTTCAGGCTTATTCAAAAAATCAATTATTACCTCTTTTTCATGTTTTAGCAAAATATCCTCCTAATATAAATGACAGTCAAAAGAAATCTAGTTGCTCTTGTCCTTATACTTTTTATGAAATTCATCATTTATTATATCAAAATTATCAAATTATTAAAAGTCAGTGTAAAAACTAAATTTTTCATGATATTTCCTAACAAAAATATATTTTTACCTTCCAAGAGTTGAAAAACAGAAAAAAATGTAATAATATCATACAAACAATGTCATGTGGAAGGGAGGGGGGGAGATTTGAAAAAAATAAACTTTAGTATAAAAATTATTTTCTTATTCATTATGATTTTTTTTAAAGCCTTCTCCCTTTTAGAGGACTCACTGAGCCCAGAAGATACAGCATATATCCAGCGAAGCTCAAAGGGAAAAAGTTATAATGATGTATATAACGAAGAGCCTATAAAAACTTTTAGTGAAAAAACAGGCATGAAAACTATCGTAGTCAAAGAAAACCTTGATAAGATAAAAAATATAAAGGATATCGATGCAATACTAGATAACACCCAGGAGAACAATGAAGAGCCACCTTACAGACAGTGGATGATAATCTTTGGAGTAGTCTTGCTGATACTAGTGCCTTACCTCATGATTCTAAAAAATGAAATTAATAAAAGAAAAAAAGCAGAAATAAAGCTGCTAGAAACAAAAAGAGAACTAGAAAATGCCTTGAATATAAAAACCGCCTTCTTAGCAAATGTAAGCCACGAGTTAAAAACCCCTTTGACTGCAGTAATGGGATTCACAAAACTCCTAATGAAAAGAGAGGAGAATCCCAAAAAGCAACAACTTCTTGAAAATATTCAGGTGGCTGGAAATACCCTTGTTACTTTTATAGACAATATCCTAGACCTATCTAAACTAGAGGCTGGAAAAGTGGAACTCAAATATATAAGAATCAACTTGAGAAATATGGTAGATAACATTGAAAGAATATGTAATGGTCTAAATAAAGGACGTAACGTCTTTTTTATCATGAACGTAACAGAAAAGGTTCCAAAATATTTTATGGGTGATGAAGTTAGACTCACAGAGGTAATTTTAAATCTTGTCAATAACGCTTTTAAATTTACCAAAGCTGGAAAGGTTGAAGTAAAATTTGATAGTTATGATGAGAAGCTCTTTATAAGTATAACGGATACGGGAATGGGAATCCCCAGGGACAAACTAAGCTCTATCTTTGAAAGGTATCATCAACTGGACCTTAATGAGAATATAGAGAAAAAAGGCTTCGGACTAGGCCTCACAATCGTAAAAGAGATAGTGGATATGATGGAGGGCGAAATAGAGGTAAAAAGTGAGTACAAAGAGGGGACAACTTTTAAAATAACCATCCCTATTAAGAAAAAACTTCAATTGGTAGGAAGTATTCGTGGAAAATCAAATTAAACTTTTAGGTGCAATGTTCCCTTGTGGATCTATTTATCTCTATGATCTTGCTTTTTCAGATTTTAAGAGATATAATCTTACTACAAGAAAATTTTACTACAGAAGGGAAGTGATTTTATGAAAATTATCATAAGAGGAATACACCTGGAAGTAACAGATGCTATCAAAAATTTTACTGAGGAAAAAGTGCAAAAACTGGAAAAATATTTTGACCATATTGATGAAGTCGAAGTAGTTCTTTCTGGACATATGCACAAGGAATTTGAGGCTGAAGCTATTGCGAAAGTAAAAAGTCACAGCTATATAGTAAAAGCAAAGGACAAAGACCTTTATAACGCTATAAGTGAATCTAAGAGTAAGTTAAAAGATATCTTAGTAAATGAAAAACATAAAATAATTGATTCTAAAAGAACATCTTTAGCATAGAGCCGTTATACGGCTCTTTTTATTTCTAAATTTACAGATAAATATATGTCATAAATAAAGATATATACAAAAAAAATGAGTTATACTTCCTCCTAAAACGAAAAAATGCCAGACTCCATGGTGATATTTAAACAAGGGAAGGGCAAAAAATATTATACCCAGAGTATAGAGGATGCCTCCTATGAGAAGAAGTAAGAATCCACCATAGGCTATAGAGGCTAATAGTGTTTGAATAACAAAAATTATAGACCAACCCATAGCGGCATATACAGCAGTTGCTGCAGCAACCCACTTGTCTATCCAGATGGACTTGAATACGATACCGATAAGAGCAAGTCCCCATTGAAACCCAAAGAGAATCCACCCTACCTTTCCCTTCAAGATGGTAAAACAAAAGGGAGTATAGGTACCGGCTATCAAAATATAAATGGAGCAGTGGTCAAGACGTTCGAAAACCCTCTTTGCCCTACCTGGTTTAAGAGAGTGATATAAAGTAGACATAGTATACATAATAAAAAGTGAAATCCCAAAAATAACAAATCCAACTGCACTTAGACTGCTGTTAGCCTTTACTCCCTTGACAGATAAAAAAACTAAAGCTGCTATGGAAAGGGGTATCCCTAATCCGTGGGATAAGGCGTTAGCTATCTCTTCTTCTCTGGAAAATTTATTTATAATCTTAATAATTATAACCCCATTTCAAAATAATATAGTTAATTATAACACCGTAAAAGATTGAAATAAAGGCAATTCTAGAAAATCTTTTATTATAACGATATGATTTTCATGGTATAATGGCAGAAGAATTTTTAACAGAAAGGACTAATAATATGAATATATGCCCCTGCGAAAGCGGTAAAAAATATGAAGATTGCTGCAAAAAATATATAAAAGGAACTCTTTTGCCTCCTACGGCTGAGCTCCTTATGAGATCGAGATACACTGCATATGCAATCGGCGAGATCGATTATATATTAGAAACCCATGATCCAGCCACAGTATCAGATGTTAGTAGAGATACAATAGTCACTTGGTCAGAGTCTTCTAAATGGGAAGGTCTTGAAATAGTAAAAACAAAAGCCGGAAAGGTAAGAGATAAAAAAGGTATAGTGGAATTCAAGGCTTCTTATATAGCTGACGGTGAAAGACATATCCACCATGAAAAAAGCCTCTTTATAAAAATAAAGGGCAAATGGTATTATCACGGGTGGGCAGAATAATTTCAATCTAAATTTCTAACAATGGAGGTCTTAAGCTGCTTCTATCTTTTTCAATACATAATCCTCTATAAATTTTGCCACCCCATCCTTTTCATTTGTGTCTGCAATATACCTTGACACATTTTTGATCTCTTCAATGGCATTTCCCATTGCCACTCCATAACCAGACCAGCTTAGTACCTCTAGGTCATTGAAATCGTCTCCAAAAGATACAAGTTCTTCAAGGTTTAATTTTTCTGTTTCTAGTACTTTATTCACCCCGTAAAGTTTGTTGGTGTCAGCGTGAACAAGCTGAGCAAATTCCATGTTGTCTGTAAAAATCAGTCTACATGATTCTGGAATAAGCATATTTAAGATGTTTAAATCAAAATAGTCCAAATCTTTAGTCTTCAAAAGTATTTTCGGTGAGTCTAGGACATTTTCCTTGGAGAACTCATGATAATTGCAAAGCATCTGTTTATTATACTCTCTGTCTTTGCATTTAGTGAGGCTCCTGTTATATTGTTCTACTATAAAAAACATGTCATTAAAAACAGTTTCTATCATTTGAATAATATCCCATACTGTGTTTTTGTCTATTAAATTTTCATGCATAAGCTTTTTGTTTTTATATACCATTGCTCCATTTGATGAGATGACTATATCCTCATGGAAAACTTCTGGGAGAACGCTATATATAAACTGAGTAGGACGACCGCTGTTGAAAACAATTACTTTCCCTTCTTCTTTACATCTCAAAAGTACCTCCAAGGTTCTTTCAGATATTTTTTTATCATCTGTCAAAAGAGTCCCGTCAAGATCAAAAGACAATATTTTCATAAAAATTACCCCCTTTTTTAATTTTCTATTTTATACCATTTTTATGTATAGCCAATATGTATATACTGTAGTAAGTTTGTAAATGCCACTTTTACTAATGGCATCAAATAAATTTAAAGGGTTTTTGTAAAAAAAACCTAATTATTTAATTAGAAGAGAATTACAGAAACAATTTAAACATCAGGAGATGACTATGAAAAAATACTTTTTTATATTTTTAACTATTCTTATCATGATTATTATTTTTAAATTTTCCAGCGAAGATGGAGCTACTTCCTCTAGACGATCTGAGATGGTAATTCAATTCATGCAAAAAATATTTACAAAAAACATCAATAAAGAAACCTCTTCTCATATAGTCAGAAATTTTGCTCACTTTATATTGTATTTTTTACTGGGAATTTCACTCCAGTTTTCCTTTGATGACAGTTCTAAGGCTCTAGGCACTCAGCTCAAGGTTCTGGTTATCGTTTTCTTCTATGCCTGTTCTGACGAACTTCACCAGAGTTTCGTTCCAGGTAGGAGCTTAGAATTTAAAGATGTGTTAATAGACAGTACCGGTGGAACAGCATCAATTATTATATTGGCATTTTTTAGAAAAATATTTAAAACTGTCAGCTTAGAGATATCATAGAATTTTAAAAGGAGGGTAAAAATGATTGTGTACCTGGCCAGGCACGGAGAGGCAGTCTCAGTAGAAAAAAATCCCGAGAGACCTCTTTCCCAAGAGGGTAAAAATGAAGTGGAAAAAATGGCCTCTTTACTTGAAACCATGGGATTAAAAGTAAATAAAGTAATTCACAGCGGGAAGAAACGGGCTGAAGAATCGGCTGAAATTTTTTCTAAAAAACTCTGTGACGGTAATACATCAGTATCTAAAGGACTAAACCCCAACGACAATGTAAAAGAATTTTGGAAAAAATCAAAAGATGAAGATAGTACAATGTATGTAGGACACTTGCCCTTCATGGAAAAACTTGCATCATTTATACTAACCGACGATGAATATGGGGTTCTGATTAAGATAAAAACAGGTGGGGTGCTATGCCTAGAGAAATCAGAGGAGAGATGGTACATTAAATGGTTGATCTCTGCAGAATTATAATATAAAAAGGAGTAAAATTATGAAAATCGATCTTAATAATTTTTCACCTAAAATACTGAACTTTTCATGGGGAGTCATGGAAATAGAGGGATACGGGCAAGGAAAGGATTTTAAACTATATCCAGGCGGTGCCAGACCCTGGGACTGGTCTGAGACAGGGACAGAACACTCACCTGGTATACAACCGGCAGATGTAAAAGAGCTCATAGACATGGGGTGCCAAGTGGTTGTACTCTCTAAAGGAGTGTATTCAAGCCTAGAAGTAATGGATTCAACCATAGAGCTACTAGAAAAGCATAATATCAAATATCATATCCTTGATACCAGAAAGGCTGTTGAGCTCTATAATAAATTAGCAGGTGAAAATCTTCGTATAGGGGGATTATTTCATTCTACCTGCTAGTTCACACTCAAGTTTACTTTTAATACATAATTTTTCACTAAATAAAATGCCACAAGATTCCATAAAGCTTTTGTGTGGCATTTTATTTACATTATTTAAAGCCATTTTTTCTTTCTGAAAAAAGCTATAAGACCTACAAAAATAAAAATCATAAAGATAATCAGAATAGGATAACCCAGCTTAAACTTCAGTTCAGGCATATATTCAAAATTCATCCCATAGATACCTGCAATAAAGGTAAGGGGTATAAAAATAGTTGCGATAATAGTGAGGGTTTTCATTATTTCATTCATTCTGTTGCTTATCCCTGTCATATAAAGCTCAAAAATATTGCCTAAAGAATCCCTCAGACCCTCCATCAAATCTATTATCTGAAGTGTATGGTCATAGAGATCACGGATGTAGAGTTTGGTATCTTCATTCAGCATAATAGATTCATTTTTTTCCAACTTTCCCACAGCATCTCTCAAGGGCCAAAGGTCTCTTTTCATGCTGTTCAGATAAACTCTTATTTTTTGCAACCTTTCAACTAAATCAGGTTTCAGTCTGTCAAGAACATCAGTATTCAACTCCTCAAGCCTGTTATCGTACTCTTCTAAGATCAAAAAGTAATTGTCTATTATAGTGTCTAAGAGAGAGTAAAATAAATAGTCTGCTTTCTTTTTTCTCAGTCTGCCTTTGGAATTTACGATCCTGTCCCTTATTATGTCAAAGACATCCCCTTCACGCTCTTGAAAGGATATCACAACTCCCTCTTTGAGTATCAGGCTCACCTGTTCCTCCTCTATTCTCTCATTTCCCTTAGAAGCACCCATCATTTTTAAAACCATAAAAAGGTAGTCTTCTGACTCCTCAATTTTTGGTCTCTGAGAAGTATGAAGAATATCTTCTAAAATAAGTGAATGAACATTAAATTTTTCACCAATTTTTTCCATAAATCCTATATCTGTTAATCCAAAAATATTTATCCATACAACTTTGTTATCTGCTGCATTTAGATTACTTATATCTGATGCGCTGTAGTTTAAAACCTGGCATTCTTTTTCATCATAAACAAAATATTCTATACTAATTTTTTCAGAAGTTTTATCTCCTGTATAAAGAAGGGTTCCAGGCGGGACTCCTACTTTTTTTATCTTCTTTTTCGAACCTTTCCCCATATTTTCATCCCCTTTCAAAATTCAAACCACAAAACTATATTTGAAAACTAAGTCTAATTCCTGTAAAAAGGTCATTTTTTTATTTTTGGGGATGAATTATTGAATTTACAAGCACTGTTACTTTTCTCTTGACAGAAAAGTAACCAAAAGGTCAAGAATTTTCAAATGTCTAGTGAGTAGATATTTCTTTTAACGCCTTTATGAGCTACAGTCCTCGGTTCCCTGCGGAACTTATTCTGTAGGACGGCTGAGTGCAGGTTCTTTCCTGTATAAGCCCTGCGACTTGAAAATTCAAAAAATCTTCTCTATGAAACTCTTCTCCTGTCTCTGTGTCTTCTGTGACCAAAAGGTTTTATCCTTATTCGTGTTAATTTCCCTATCTTTTATTAGTGTCCATTCGTGATAAAATCTTTTGACTTTAATATCGCTCTCCTCCGTGATACTCTCTTCTTTTCTCTGTGACCAAAAGCTTTTGTCCTTATTCGTGTTAATTTCCCTATCTTTTATTAGTGTCCATTCGTGACAAAATCTTTTGACTCTAATATTCCTGTAAATTCAGTAATTTATCCAGTAAAATAAATATCGTGATTAAAAAAAGCAAGGAAGGGACACGGGGGGTGTCCCTTCCTCATTTTGGTTGTAAATGGAAATTTTTAAAGGTCTATGTAAAGTTCCATAAGAACTGTACACCAATGTATTTTCTACGCAACTTCTCCCACAGGCTGAGTACTTCTCTTCTTTAGGAAAAGAACCAGTGAAGCTAATGCAAATACTATTCCTACAGGATATCCCACTGAAGTAGGTAATGTTAGTCCCTCAGGTGCAATAATTATATATGTGGTAACAACTGCAGTCATAAATGTAGCTGGTACTGCTGAAATCCAGAAGTTCTTTCCTCTCTGAGCTAAATAAACTGATCCAGCCCATAAAACTATAGTAGCGAGTGTCTGGTTTGACCATGCAAAATATCTCCAGATGATCCCAAAATCCATGAAGCAGAGTGCGATACCGACTGCAAATAACGGCAGTGCTATAAGAAATCTATTTTTTATAGGTCCTTGTTTGAAATTTGTAGCATCTGCAATTGCCAGCCTAGCACTTCTAAATGCTGTATCTCCAGATGTTATTGGACAAGCCACTACTCCTAAAAGTGCAAGAGCTCCACCGACTTTTCCTAGCATGGAATTAGATATTGTATTTACTACCACTCCTGCTGAACCTGCTCCTGCAAGTCCTTCAGTTCCTCCAAAGAAAGTCATGGCGGCTGCTGCCCAGATAAGAGCTATAATCCCTTCTGCTATCATAGAACCAAAGAATACTCTTTTACCCTCTTTTTCATTTTTTATACATCTAGCCATCAGTGGAGAC
It contains:
- the sulP gene encoding sulfate permease, which encodes MNLGHFQPKLFKIMFKEGYSKEQFLKDINAGVVVGIIALPLSIALAIASGVKPEQGLYTAIVAGFLISFFSGSRVQIGGPTGAFVVVLSQIVAQYGYEGLAVAGMMAGVILIIMGFLGMGTIIKYIPYPVTVGFTTGIALVIFSGQIKDFLGIRADGLPGEFHEKIYFYINNLHNINYSAAAIGLIAIFIIIFFPRINKKIPGSLVAVIITTLLVKYMNIPVETIGSNFGEVPNTLRFPSVPSVDLATFKNLIQPAISIAVLAGIESLLSAVVSDGMIGGKHNSNMELVGQGIANIVSPIFGGIPATGAIARTATNIKNGGRTPVAGIVHAITLMLIMLFFGKFSAMIPMATLAAILIVVSYNMSELAYFIKLFKSPKSDVSVLITTFLLTVFIDLTVAIEIGMVLSAFLFMKRMADVTGGNFVTDEFIGEENDSLFDRSEIPKGIEVYEIQGAFFFGAADKFTEILSDINYAPEVLILRMREVSVIDATGLRALEHLVKKCQHQDTVLVLSGVKIRLISYLKKSGISDLIGEEKIFSDYDISLDFAKDMLNNQVKLKLS
- a CDS encoding diguanylate cyclase; translated protein: MEKGILKEQNKIFKTLAILAVVIILLTRFFIINPALMDFRDELESREMARVESIFSKDLDTLKHNLSTHSIWLDLHKAVSGKDIKFLKNYFDPTYLTIFKLDYIGFFDLSKEEIWSVKNSRHYFETGEFINNKADSLIDLQWNDKFKNYRDIDLINFNGKSYVYGVHFILGNVKNETPAGYLFFLREIDSKYIDQLSEGTGFNFSFVPSKDIKNPPPPRKFGFRPRPELGRTLLIPFYGHDGNMNFAVDLKLNDPVPDNKTLMHLTEVILVVVIILIVFFTNLRIRSITRPIIKLHKHMENINDFSILEPLDHREKKNEIDTVIHSFNKMILMLEKRDIELKNQNCVLADMVYIDTLTGVGSRRLLQDKIPEDFRDAAEKGELISIAMIDVDHFKLYNDTYGHIQGDTVLMKIGEMLKSTFYDSDFIMRYGGEEFMVFSRGEAAEEISRLINDFVTNLRNEKIEHSKGIGGIVTASVGICSGIPAINDDLEECIKFADLKLYKAKESGRNRIISYKK
- a CDS encoding tRNA1(Val) (adenine(37)-N6)-methyltransferase; the encoded protein is MKIIQRADYFNFSLDSVLVSEFLTINRGVKKILDLGTGNGSIPMLLSSRSKAYITGIEIQEVSADLARRNIKLNNLENQVDIIQDDLKNWKNHFRSGSQDAVISNPPFFKFNGNTELLNDLHQLTYARHEITANLEDIISTASGLLKDRGYFALVHRPDRMLEILDLMRKHDISPKRLQFCHSKFGKPAKTILLEGIKYGKEGIAILPPLYTHTEDGSYSPEVLEMFK
- a CDS encoding HAMP domain-containing sensor histidine kinase, whose amino-acid sequence is MKKINFSIKIIFLFIMIFFKAFSLLEDSLSPEDTAYIQRSSKGKSYNDVYNEEPIKTFSEKTGMKTIVVKENLDKIKNIKDIDAILDNTQENNEEPPYRQWMIIFGVVLLILVPYLMILKNEINKRKKAEIKLLETKRELENALNIKTAFLANVSHELKTPLTAVMGFTKLLMKREENPKKQQLLENIQVAGNTLVTFIDNILDLSKLEAGKVELKYIRINLRNMVDNIERICNGLNKGRNVFFIMNVTEKVPKYFMGDEVRLTEVILNLVNNAFKFTKAGKVEVKFDSYDEKLFISITDTGMGIPRDKLSSIFERYHQLDLNENIEKKGFGLGLTIVKEIVDMMEGEIEVKSEYKEGTTFKITIPIKKKLQLVGSIRGKSN
- the raiA gene encoding ribosome-associated translation inhibitor RaiA gives rise to the protein MKIIIRGIHLEVTDAIKNFTEEKVQKLEKYFDHIDEVEVVLSGHMHKEFEAEAIAKVKSHSYIVKAKDKDLYNAISESKSKLKDILVNEKHKIIDSKRTSLA
- a CDS encoding hemolysin III family protein, whose product is MIIKIINKFSREEEIANALSHGLGIPLSIAALVFLSVKGVKANSSLSAVGFVIFGISLFIMYTMSTLYHSLKPGRAKRVFERLDHCSIYILIAGTYTPFCFTILKGKVGWILFGFQWGLALIGIVFKSIWIDKWVAAATAVYAAMGWSIIFVIQTLLASIAYGGFLLLLIGGILYTLGIIFFALPLFKYHHGVWHFFVLGGSITHFFCIYLYL
- a CDS encoding YchJ family protein gives rise to the protein MAEEFLTERTNNMNICPCESGKKYEDCCKKYIKGTLLPPTAELLMRSRYTAYAIGEIDYILETHDPATVSDVSRDTIVTWSESSKWEGLEIVKTKAGKVRDKKGIVEFKASYIADGERHIHHEKSLFIKIKGKWYYHGWAE
- a CDS encoding HAD family hydrolase, with product MKILSFDLDGTLLTDDKKISERTLEVLLRCKEEGKVIVFNSGRPTQFIYSVLPEVFHEDIVISSNGAMVYKNKKLMHENLIDKNTVWDIIQMIETVFNDMFFIVEQYNRSLTKCKDREYNKQMLCNYHEFSKENVLDSPKILLKTKDLDYFDLNILNMLIPESCRLIFTDNMEFAQLVHADTNKLYGVNKVLETEKLNLEELVSFGDDFNDLEVLSWSGYGVAMGNAIEEIKNVSRYIADTNEKDGVAKFIEDYVLKKIEAA